The Gemmatimonas aurantiaca T-27 DNA segment GCAGGATGATCGAGCCGTCACGCCGTTCGGCCACGCCGTTGGCGATCAGCTTGTACCAGGCCCACAGCTCGCCGTTGACGGTGTAGCCACGCTTGAGGACGATGTTCGTATACTTCCGCATGCCAATCAGCTTGCGCACCGACAACTGCATGTCGGTGCCCTCGCGGTAGTCCACCGAGTCTCCTTCGGCGGTCAGTCCGCTGACCTCACTGAAACTGCCGACGGGCAAGCCGTCGAATTCGACCTTGAAGTTGAAACTGCGAAACGGGTCCGGGCGGTCGGCGGTGGCCATGGTTTTCTCTGCGTAGCAGTGGGTGACGAGACGTCGTGGTGTCGACGGTCAGGACGTGCGAATCAATCGCTCGCGTGCGCGGTCCACAGACCGATGCGCACAATCACGTACTCCGCCGGCTTCACCGGCGCGATGCCCACCAGACAGATGAGCTGCCCGTTGTCGATCTCGGCCTGTGTCATCGTCGTGCGATCGCAGCGCACGAAGAAGGCCTCTTCCACCTTGGTGCCTTCCAGGGCACCATTGCGCCACACCGTGCGCAGGAAGTTGGAGATCGTGCGTACCACGCGGGCCCACAGTGGCTCGGCGTTGGGCTCGAATACCACCCATTGCAGGCCGCGCTCGATCGACTGTTCGATGAAGATCACGAGGCGTCGCACATTCACGTACTTCCAGTCGCTGTCACTGGTGATCACACGCCCACCCCAGGCGCGGATGCCGCGGCTGTTGCTCCGGAAGTCCCGGATCACGTTGATGTTGACGGGATACGGATTCAGGATGTCATGCTCTCCCTTGCTCAGGCTGCGCTGCAACCCGACAATGCCACGCACCACCTCGTTCGCTGGCGCCTTGTGCACACCACGTTCGATGTCGGTACGGGCGTAGACGCCCACCATGTGACCCGCCGGTGGGATCATGTACGGCAACGCCGGGCCGGGCACGGTGGGATACGGCTGCGGAATGAGCAGCCAGGGGTAGTACAGCGCCGCATACTTGGTATCGAACTGTTGCCGCTGCGCCCGCACGTCGGCAATCGCGTCGTGCGGCGCGCGCTGTGAATCGAGCACCGCAAAGCGGAAGCGCATTTCTTCACAATGCGAGATGACGGCGCCCTGCAGCTCCGCCGCCGTGCGACCGGGCACGGCCACGATACTGATCTCCTCGATGTTCTTGAGAGCCTGCAATCCGGTACGATCTCCCGGATCGACAGCATCGGTGCCGATATAGACCGCATCGCTGAGCAGCGCGAGAGAGTCGTTGCCACCCATCAGCGCATGGCGCGCCGCACGCGGCAGACCATTCGGCAACCGGTCGATCAGTGTTTCGGGGCCAAGCCGGATTGCCTCGCGCGGCGCTCCGCTCGCTGCGAGATCCGTCGCCCGTACGTACCACGAGCCTCCATCCGGGCGGCCATCACTCAGCCTCGGATCGCCGTTCACGTCGCCGATGATCGACACGAAGTAGCGCGAGTGCCGCGGATCCATCGACAGATTCGCAAAGACCTCGCGATCCACGGCCGCATCATCGCGCGATGGTACCATGGGATCCGGACGACGCATCAGCA contains these protein-coding regions:
- a CDS encoding phage tail protein codes for the protein MATADRPDPFRSFNFKVEFDGLPVGSFSEVSGLTAEGDSVDYREGTDMQLSVRKLIGMRKYTNIVLKRGYTVNGELWAWYKLIANGVAERRDGSIILQDEEHNEVMRWNVSNAWINKIEGPTFNATANEVAIESCELVHEGIELA